In one Halichondria panicea chromosome 4, odHalPani1.1, whole genome shotgun sequence genomic region, the following are encoded:
- the LOC135335061 gene encoding uncharacterized protein LOC135335061 has product MKKLQSDCVSWLVLLTGAAQLLLVCGEGVYLSLGSTLFTTNNTEILITDIGDDAEDGLPSLICQTNLTECCMSGADNSGSGDMGQWTYPDGSMVLNNVQSQADYALYIVRNTSPVIKLARRASINPPPLSPTGSYCCIIPTNGGEMTFCANLVVCLSLPPLNNGAVSYSNLTLGLFTVATYTCESGYSLDRGSTTRICLSNGTWSGFNPVCQPACSDVALTINGDIVYTDGSTDNRPVGTVATYTCNTGYTPTGGSLFRFCMTGGKWSESAPTCQEITCSDQTNPTKGMIDYNMGTVSSRPVDTVATYTCDTGYTLNGNTTRTCGSDGVWSGSAPTCLQKLICSDLTLTNGYVTYGGDRSPDNRPVKTVALYNCNPGYTLVLTGGSSLRVCMSGGIWSGSTPTCQDTGPTDPPPTSCSDLTNPTNALIGYNMGTASLRPFDTVATYTCNTGYTLNGDTTTRVCVIGGFWSGSPPTCEGLIVQTVECPPLPAIINGMISYSPDVISDYDLGTEATYTCEVGFYLEGSEVRVCMDDDRMDAIGVWSRPEPICVPIQCPPLDTITNGFITYAPDTTHNYDLGTVATYACDTGFIMDLSPGGSLSRTCVDDLNNDVEGVFNGQALTCIAIVCSPLPTITNGTISYSADVTPDYDLGTEATYTCEAGFYINITEANQVRRCVDDDEIDAIGGWSGQEPSCDLIVCPRLLVPPYTSITYSPRTSSPFPIGAHATYTINCPKSMERNGGNDVRTCTSDDISAVGVWSGTAPNCTAQKVYISHGNTHYYANNTTIIVSSIMETNDTSLTCHTDSTTCCRGKDKVPSSNMGTGEWLFPNGTSISQNRVTGSSTSGFYWSRDYQVLRLYRQGDTRTPLGTYCCRLPDSGGEMRTFCANLVATRCHLLTAPNNGNVTYSKKLQNDMYIFGTVATYTCSPGYGLNSNEGRTCISDTGGGTIGAFSGNTPSCDRIMCSILPSSTNWTINYPSGTTAPYDYGTRATYQCNYGHRLASGDSEERTCTGDGSTPSGQWDGTAPQCPPVDCGTPPSIINASLGIPTTTTFTGTVTYSCNDGYALFGIATSICQANATWSRLPECREPMASVVGIVAGIVILVVALLIIGAVILIVVRARRSGKHTFSGLKFGVGRVTRKSLFTVKIDPLNPLDIPLDDHIGTLTPDANMYVGVTTSSFSKERGRENTQVSGIGQNSSFYTTDFPAHVDTMHEDTDKLFETEYTSISKEPQSPNNESKLPHNTTKNRFGNVFPYDFNRVKLKPVKDIIGSDYINASYVYGYMANTKYIAAQGPLPNTLEDFWKMIFENKLQTIVMLTRCFEERKKCECYWPLKDDQPLEMGCGIVVSLTSTVAFPDFTVRKMKVNQPTLGSSPVFEVTLFHYTSWPDHGVPSSGMSLIYFTRAVRKTHPQDDPRPLLVHCSAGVGRTGTFIVLDTMLDRMEQDGMIHIYDCVTHIRKQRVLLVQTLSQYIFLHDALKELIVCGETEIPAHALMTTVNQLKEPAAADEDTPTDFQRQFKILSEFSGLDGTEDYYSSQNEENEDKNRYSQILPNEMHRVQLQFSPSGSNYINASYIHGYQQRRGYIATQGPLEHTTGDLWRMVVENECSCIVMLCALSEEEQEVCHRYWPKFQGEAGTYDDFTVTQQTFDAYGDYVVRKLSVAMAASDEPPCVVTQFHITRWTEKDPPQNPAAILDVVQEVNAVQMASGNKPIVVMCNNGIGRTGVFITLHAQLERLKIEGVVDLFQFIKFARKQREGLVSSPEMYAFCHEALADYVDSFEAYANFKELV; this is encoded by the exons ATGAAGAAGTTACAAAGTGACTGTGTCTCTTGGCTGGTCCTTTTGACTGGAGCTGCTCAGCTCTTActagtgtgtggagagg gAGTGTACTTATCTCTGGGATCAACCCTTTTCACTACTAATAATACTGAGATCCTCATCACGGATATTGGAGATGATGCTGAGGATGGTCTTCCCTCTCTCATCTGTCAGACTAACCTAACCGAGTGCTGTATGAGCGGGGCTGACAACAGTGGTAGTGGAGATATGGGACAGTGGACGTATCCTGATGGGAGTATGGTATTGAACAATGTCCAGTCACAGGCTGATTATGCATTGTACATTGTGAGGAATACTTCTCCAGTGATCAAACTGGCTCGTAGAGCTAGTAttaacccccctcccctgaGTCCAACTGGTTCTTACTGCTGTATTATACCAACTAATGGAGGAGAAATGACCTTCTGTGCTAACTTGG ttgtgtgtctgtctctCCCTCCTCTGAACAATGGAGCAGTCTCATACAGCAACTTAACACTGGGTCTGTTCACTGTGGCAACCTACACCTGTGAGTCCGGCTACAGTCTCGATAGAGGGAGCACAACCAGGATCTGTTTGAGTAATGGAACATGGAGTGGATTCAACccagtgtgtcagc CAGCCTGTTCTGACGTCGCTCTCACCATCAATGGAGACATTGTCTACACTGATGGATCTACTGATAACAGACCAGtgggcactgtggccacctacacctgtaacactggctacactcccACTGGAGGGAGCTTGTTCAGATTCTGTATGACGGGAGGGAAATGGAGTGAgtcagctccaacttgtcaag AAATTACCTGCTCTGACCAGACTAATCCGACCAAGGGAATGATCGACTACAATATGGGGACTGTTAGTTcaagaccagtggacactgtggccacctacacctgtgacactggctataCTCTTAATGGAAAcaccaccaggacttgtgggagtgatggagtgtggagtgggtcagctccaacttgtctgC AAAAACTGATTTGTTCTGACCTCACTCTCACCAATGGATACGTTACCTATGGTGGTGATAGATCTCCTGACAACAGACCAGTGAAAACTGTAGCTTTATACAACTGTAATCCTGGCTACACCCTCGTTCTCACTGGAGGGAGCTCTCTCAGGGTCTGTATGAGTGGAGGGATCTGGAGTGGATCaactccaacttgtcaag ACACAGGACCGACTGATCCTCCACCCACCAGCTGCTCTGACCTAACTAATCCAACCAATGCATTGATTGGCTACAATATGGGGACTGCTAGTCTGAGACCATtcgacactgtggccacctacacctgtaacactggctacactctcaatggagacaCCACCACCAGGGTCTGTGTGATTGGAGGATTCTGGAGTGGGtcacctccaacttgtgaaggttTAATAGTGCAAA CCGTTGAGTGTCCTCCTCTACCGGCCATTATCAACGGCATGATCTCCTACTCTCCTGATGTCATCTCTGACTATGATCTAGGAACTGAGGCAACCTACACTTGTGAGGTTGGGTTCTATCTTGAGGGTAGTGAGGTACGAGTGTGTATGGACGATGATCGAATGGACGCCATTGGAGTGTGGAGTCGTCCGGAGCCAATCTGTGTCC ccaTTCAGTGTCCTCCCCTTGACACAATTACCAATGGATTCATCACGTACGCTCCCGACACCACACATAACTATGATCTTGGCACAGTGGCCACTTAtgcctgtgacactgggtttatTATGGACCTCTCCCCTGGGGGATCTCTGTCTAGAACTTGTGTGGATGATTTGAACAATGATGTAGAAGGAGTATTCAATGGACAGGCTCTAACATGTATCG CCATTGTGTGTTCTCCTCTACCGACCATTACCAATGGCACCATCTCCTACTCTGCTGATGTCACCCCTGACTATGACCTGGGAACTGAGGCAACCTACACTTGTGAGGCTGGGTTCTATATTAATATCACTGAGGCTAATCAGGTACGAAGGTGTGTTGATGATGATGAAATTGATGCTATTGGAGGTTGGAGTGGTCAGGAGCCAAGCTGTGACT TAATCGTTTGTCCTCGTCTCCTTGTTCCTCCCTACACTTCAATAACCTACTCTCCTCGCACCAGTTCACCTTTCCCCATTGGAGCACATGCAACGTACACCATCAACTGTCCCAAGAGCATGGAGAGGAACGGAGGCAATGATGTGAGGACTTGTACTAGTGATGATATCAGtgcagtgggtgtgtggagtggaacTGCTCCAAATTGTACAG CTCAGAAGGTGTATATATCTCATGGGAACACACACTACTATGCCAACAATACTACCATCATCGTTTCAAGCATTATGGAAACGAATGACACATCCTTgacctgtcacactgactcAACCACCTGCTGTAGAGGTAAGGACAAGGTGCCATCTTCAAATATGGGTACTGGAGAGTGGCTGTTTCCTAATGGAACAAGTATTTCCCAGAACAGAGTCACTGGTAGTAGTACTAGTGGGTTCTATTGGAGCAGAGACTATCAAGTACTCAGACTGTATCGTCAAGGTGATACCCGGACTCCACTGGGAACCTACTGCTGTAGATTACCTGACAGTGGTGGAGAGATGAGGACATTCTGTGCTAACCTTGTTG CAACACGATGTCATCTGCTGACTGCTCCAAATAATGGAAATGTTACTTACTCAAAAAAATTGCaaaatgacatgtacatatttggtacagtggccacctacacctgctCTCCTGGTTATGGTCTAAACAGTAATGAGGGTCGAACATGTATCAGTGATACTGGTGGTGGGACAATCGGGGCGTTCAGTGGGAATACACCAAGTTGTGATC GTATCATGTGCTCTATTCTCCCAAGCAGTACAAATTGGACCATCAATTACCCTAGTGGTACTACTGCACCATACGACTATGGAACAAGAGCTACTTATCAATGCAACTATGGACATAGGCTAGCAAGTGGAGACAGTGAGGAGAGGACCTGTACTGGTGATGGTAGCACTCCTAGTGGTCAGTGGGATGGTACTGCTCCTCAATGTCCAC ctgtggACTGTGGGACTCCTCCGTCTATTATCAATGCATCTCTTGGGATACCAACAACCACAACATTCACAGGGACAGTGACCTATAGCTGTAATGATGGCTATGCACTCTTTGGGATTGCTACAAGTATCTGTCAGGCAAACGCAACCTGGAGCAGACTACCGGAATGCAGAG AACCAATGGCCAGTGTTGTAGGGATAGTTGCTGGGATTGTCATTTTGGTGGTTGCTCTACTGATCATTGGAGCAGTTATTCTCATTGTTGTCAG GGCTCGAAGATCTGGTAAGCACACTTTTTCTGGCCTTAAATTTGGTGTAGGGAGGGTCACGCGTAAATCTCTCTTCACTGTGAAAATTGACCCCCTGAACCCATTGGACATACCCCTGGACGACCACATTGGCACTTTGACCCCTGATGCAAATATGTATGTGGGAGTGACTACCTCCTCCTTCAGTAAGGAGAGAGGCAGAGAAAATACACAAG TATCTGGAATTGGTCAGAACAGTTCGTTTTACACCACTGACTTCCCTGCTCATGTGGACACAATGCACGAGGACACAGACAAGCTCTTCGAGACTGAGTACACG TCCATCAGTAAGGAGCCCCAATCTCCCAACAACGAGTCAAAGCTACCCCACAACACAACCAAGAACAGATTTGGAAATGTATTTCCTT ATGATTTCAACCGTGTTAAGTTGAAGCCTGTGAAGGACATCATAGGATCAGACTACATCAATGCCAGCTATGTTTAC GGTTACATGGCTAACACCAAATACATTGCTGCTCAAG GTCCTCTGCCTAATACGCTGGAAGATTTCTGGAAGATGATTTTCGAGAATAAATTGCAAACGATTGTCATGCTAACCAGATGTTTTGAGGAGAGG AAAAAGTGTGAGTGTTACTGGCCCCTGAAGGACGACCAACCTCTTGAGATGGGCTGTGGTATTGTGGTCTCTCTGACCAGTACGGTGGCCTTCCCCGACTTCACTGTCAGGAAAATGAAAGTCAATCAG CCCACCCTCGGCTCGTCCCCTGTGTTTGAGGTGACCCTGTTCCACTACACCTCCTGGCCAGACCACGGTGTCCCCTCCAGTGGCATGTCCCTCATCTACTTCACTCGTGCTGTTCGTAAGACACACCCCCAGGATGATCCCCGCCCACTCCTCGTACACTGCAGCGCTGGTGTCGGACGCACGGGAACATTCATCGTCTTGGATACGATGTTGGATCGTATGGAGCAGGACGGGATGATACATATCTACGATTGTGTTACTCATATTCGAAAACAGAGGGTGCTCCTCGTACAGACTCTG TCTCAGTACATTTTCCTGCATGATGCCCTCAAGGAGCTCATAGTGTGTGGGGAGACAGAGATACCAGCACATGCTCTCATGACAACCGTCAACCAGCTCAAAGAACCAGCTGCTGCTGATgaggacacacccactgacTTCCAGCGACAGTTCAAG ATTTTGAGTGAGTTTTCTGGGCTTGACGGGACAGAGGACTACTACAGCTCTCAGAATGAGGAGAATGAAGACAAGAACAGATACTCTCAGATTCTGCCAA ATGAGATGCACAGAGTCCAGCTTCAGTTCTCACCTTCTGGTTCTAACTACATCAATGCCAGCTACATTCAT GGCTACCAACAGAGGCGAGGGTACATAGCCACTCAAGGTCCCCTAGAGCACACCACTGGAGACTTGTGGAGGATGGTGGTGGAGAACGAGTGCAGCTGTATCGTCATGCTCTGTGCCCTCAGCGAGGAGGAGCAG GAGGTGTGCCATCGCTACTGGCCCAAGTTCCAAGGAGAAGCAGGCACTTATGATGACTTCACTGTCACTCAGCAGACATTCGACGCTTATGGTGACTACGTTGTCAGGAAGCTATCTGTTGCTATGGCAGCCTCCGATGAGCCCCCCTGTGTCGTGACACAGTTCCACATCACCCGCTGGACCGAGAAGGACCCCCCACAGAACCCTGCCGCTATACTGGACGTTGTGCAGGAGGTGAATGCTGTTCAGATGGCCTCGGGCAACAAGCCCATTGTCGTCATGTGCAA caatgGGATTGGTCGCACTGGAGTGTTCATCACCCTGCATGCTCAACTGGAGCGACTCAAGATTGAGGGCGTGGTCGATCTGTTCCAATTCATCAAGTTTGCTCGCAAACAAAGGGAGGGACTTGTTAGCAGTCCT GAGATGTATGCTTTCTGTCACGAGGCACTGGCTGACTATGTGGACAGTTTTGAAGCTTATGCCAACTTCAAAGAACTGGTTTAA
- the LOC135335067 gene encoding uncharacterized protein LOC135335067 — MTEQGGSRTRAGTVFRTTMEEEHQDVQTNGGGGFEAQVNPQAMLMMLQEQQRMMAEQHQAQQRVLLEMLQTQQEEQRAYRQEMEELRHQEAVRHREETRHKLPKPVFKKLEETDDIENFLETFERVATQHDWPDNAWAVQLAGLLTGRAQAAYAALDATEAQDYKKVKEAILHRYDVNQETHRRRFREDRKKPEESYREWLWRITNHFDKWCKDSTMPMKELVVMEQALWGMPEGLTVWLRERQPKSLEELAKLAEDYTLARKGKDQPFGTRKPLSSPGTPAVETQETRAPHKRNGFRTEPRTKVNAAGEKQCFHCHQWGHLKYNCPKRSLSQGKADSKPAFNGKACEDVAWPKGTEKYLKWGKVGGKSVQMLLDSGCSRTMVSANSVDSSKISKAETVAVLCVHGDTVEYPTAMVEIALGGYTRKANVAVAPSLPVPVLLGRDLYDIRSGWKSSDTGYMVETRSQKKIRESKSMDDLMDLDEQAVLSELFDQSLELEVPEANLASEEHENLRREDMAENTSTLEEEMNTEPVSPLDASKEQIQAWQESDATLVKVCDYASFQPEDGTEGENVFFYRKDGLLYRHWQPRKRGKDGVQAVEQLVLPTQCRQLVLRLAHDVPTAGHLGVTKTRNRVLQRYYWPGVFKEVTEYCTTCEVCQRSRGRRPARAPLVSMPLIQKPFSRIAMDIVGPLPRTQRGNRYILTICDYATRYPEAIPLPSVEATRVARELLLLFTRVGVPEEVLSDQGTNFMSSLLDEMYQALQITRIRTTPYHPQTDGLVERFNATLKSMLRKFTSRNQKDWDEYLPYLLFSYREVPQESTGFSPFELLYGHRVRGPLDVIREGWTEERSPEFPVIAHVVQMRDRLEEMMEIVQETTSKAQQKQKRYYDKGTKKRELKAGDQVLVLLPKDENKLKLEWVGPYKVLRAVTPVDYEVATPGRRQKKKIYHINLLKLWKCPTQPVPNLMSIMEEGNECDEEELTNLSLWEPEETLFDVTEIQTPGLNPEERKQLLSLVQEFDAVCGPAPGRTTIAEHEIFVADETPIQQRPYRVPYSRREVVKEEIHKMLEADVIRPSTSPWASPIVMVGKKDGSVRFCVDYRKLNKVARFDAYPMPRIEELLDNIGPARYITTMDLAKGYWQIPLEESSKEKSAFTTPFGLYEFQVMPFGLHNAPATFQRTMNRVLEGCEEFAGCYIDDLVVYSKSWEEHLQHLQVVLERLQAAKLTLKPRKCQFGRREVRYLGHVIGGGKVRPDPQKLQAVAEYPRPQTKKDVRAFLGLVGYYRKFTPNFADIAVPLTDLTRKKKPEKVIWTGECDQSFIALKETLLKHPVLEVFDPNKQFLLQTDASERGLGAVLSQRDSEGQENPIAFASRKLQPRERNYATIEKECLAVVWALKIFYTYLYGRKIEVQTDHQPLAWLHKMQNANARLTRWALAIQPYQLEITHRRGVSNGNADGLSRAGPLLGGRDVAYS, encoded by the coding sequence ATGACTGAGCAAGGTGGGAGTAGGACAAGAGCTGGGACAGTATTTAGAACCACGATGGAAGAAGAACACCAAGATGTGCAGACGAATGGAGGGGGAGGGTTCGAAGCCCAGGTTAATCCCCAAGCAATGTTAATGATGCTCCAGGAGCAGCAGAGGATGATGGCGGAGCAGCATCAAGCTCAGCAAAGAGTTCTGCTAGAGATGTTACAAACTCAGCAGGAAGAGCAGCGTGCCTATCGCCAGGAGATGGAGGAGCTGCGACATCAAGAAGCTGTGAGGCACCGTGAAGAGACAAGGCATAAATTGCCTAAGCCTGTTTTCAAGAAATTAGAAGAGACTGACGATATCGAGAACTTTTTGGAGACATTTGAGCGGGTTGCCACCCAACATGATTGGCCGGATAATGCATGGGCTGTCCAGCTGGCGGGACTGTTGACCGGTAGAGCACAAGCTGCCTATGCTGCTCTAGATGCTACAGAAGCCCAGGATTACAAGAAAGTGAAGGAGGCAATCTTGCATCGGTATGACGTCAACCAAGAAACACATCGCAGAAGATTCAGGGAAGACCGGAAGAAGCCAGAAGAATCTTACAGAGAGTGGCTATGGCGCATCACAAACCACTTTGACAAGTGGTGCAAAGACTCAACAATGCCAATGAAGGAGCTTGTTGTCATGGAGCAGGCTCTCTGGGGAATGCCCGAAGGTCTAACTGTCTGGCTGAGAGAGAGACAGCCAAAGTCATTGGAGGAGCTGGCGAAACTTGCAGAGGACTACACTCTGGCCAGGAAGGGTAAAGACCAGCCCTTTGGTACAAGGAAGCCCCTATCCTCTCCAGGGACACCAGCCGTGGAAACTCAGGAAACAAGAGCACCACATAAAAGGAATGGATTTCGTACAGAGCCAAGAACCAAGGTCAATGCTGCCGGAGAAAAGCAATGCTTTCATTGTCACCAGTGGGGTCATCTAAAGTACAATTGCCCCAAGCGAAGCCTGTCACAAGGGAAAGCTGACTCCAAGCCTGCCTTCAATGGAAAAGCTTGTGAAGATGTGGCCTGGCCGAAAGGAACTGAGAAGTACCTCAAGTGGGGGAAAGTTGGAGGAAAGTCTGTTCAGATGCTTTTGGACTCTGGATGCAGTCGAACGATGGTGAGTGCCAACAGTGTGGATTCTTCCAAGATCAGTAAGGCAGAAACGGTGGCTGTTTTGTGCGTGCATGGAGATACGGTAGAGTATCCTACAGCAATGGTAGAGATCGCTTTAGGAGGCTATACCAGGAAAGCAAACGTTGCTGTTGCCCCTAGCCTACCGGTACCAGTACTCCTTGGAAGAGACCTCTACGATATCAGAAGTGGATGGAAGTCTTCAGATACCGGATACATGGTGGAGACTAGGTCTCAAAAGAAGATACGAGAATCGAAATCGATGGATGATCTGATGGATCTGGACGAACAAGCCGTATTGTCAGAGCTATTTGATCAATCGTTGGAGCTAGAAGTTCCAGAGGCAAACCTTGCCTCTGAAGAGCATGAAAATCTTAGGAGGGAGGACATGGCAGAAAATACCTCTACGTTAGAAGAGGAGATGAATACAGAACCAGTGTCCCCCTTAGATGCTTCGAAAGAACAAATTCAAGCATGGCAGGAAAGCGACGCAACGCTAGTAAAAGTTTGTGATTATGCAAGTTTCCAACCCGAAGATGGAACCGAAGGAGAGAATGTTTTCTTCTATAGGAAGGATGGACTGCTGTATCGTCACTGGCAACCGAGAAAACGAGGAAAAGACGGAGTGCAGGCAGTCGAGCAGTTGGTGCTACCGACTCAGTGCCGACAACTGGTATTACGACTGGCGCATGATGTGCCTACAGCTGGCCATCTAGGCGTCACTAAAACCCGAAACCGAGTACTCCAGAGATACTATTGGCCTGGTGTTTTCAAGGAGGTAACGGAGTATTGTACTACCTGTGAAGTTTGTCAAAGAAGTCGTGGAAGGAGGCCAGCTCGTGCTCCTCTGGTCTCAATGCCATTGATTCAGAAGCCTTTTTCAAGGATAGCAATGGATATTGTTGGGCCACTGCCAAGGACGCAACGAGGGAATCGGTATATCCTTACTATCTGTGACTATGCCACTCGATACCCTGAGGCAATTCCATTGCCAAGTGTGGAAGCTACACGTGTTGCACGAGAGCTACTTTTGCTCTTTACTCGAGTTGGAGTTCCTGAGGAGGTGCTGTCTGACCAAGGAACTAACTTTATGTCTTCATTGCTAGACGAGATGTACCAGGCTCTGCAGATCACCAGGATCCGAACAACTCCATACCACCCTCAAACCGACGGGCTGGTGGAGCGTTTTAACGCAACTTTGAAGTCAATGCTTCGGAAGTTTACGAGCCGGAACCAGAAAGATTGGGACGAGTACCTTCCATATCTGCTCTTTTCTTATAGAGAAGTCCCACAGGAGAGCACTGGATTCTCACCGTTTGAGCTGTTGTACGGGCATAGAGTGCGAGGACCACTCGACGTAATACGAGAGGGATGGACAGAGGAGAGGTCACCAGAGTTCCCAGTAATTGCTCATGTGGTCCAGATGCGAGATCGCTTGGAAGAAATGATGGAGATTGTGCAGGAGACTACAAGCAAAGCCCAGCAAAAGCAGAAGAGGTACTATGACAAGGGTACCAAAAAACGAGAGCTGAAGGCCGGTGATCAAGTCTTGGTTTTGCTACCCAAAGATGAGAATAAGCTCAAGTTGGAATGGGTTGGTCCCTATAAAGTACTTCGTGCTGTTACTCCAGTGGACTATGAAGTAGCCACACCAGGGCGGAGGCAGAAGAAGAAGATATACCACATCAACCTCTTGAAGCTGTGGAAGTGTCCAACGCAACCAGTCCCAAATCTGATGTCGATAATGGAGGAAGGGAACGAGTGTGACGAGGAAGAGTTGACCAACCTGAGTTTGTGGGAACCTGAAGAGACACTGTTCGATGTGACCGAGATCCAAACCCCTGGCTTAAATCCAGAAGAGCGAAAGCAACTGTTGTCACTGGTGCAAGAGTTTGACGCAGTGTGTGGTCCAGCCCCGGGAAGGACAACGATTGCAGAGCACGAGATATTTGTGGCGGACGAGACTCCAATACAACAGAGACCCTACCGTGTACCTTACTCAAGGAGGGAGGTAGTGAAAGAAGAGATCCACAAGATGCTGGAAGCCGATGTCATTCGACCTTCTACCAGTCCATGGGCTTCACCTATTGTAATGGTTGGCAAGAAAGACGGATCTGTGCGGTTTTGTGTGGATTATAGAAAGCTTAACAAAGTGGCTCGCTTTGACGCTTATCCTATGCCACGCATTGAGGAGCTACTTGACAACATTGGACCTGCTAGATACATCACCACCATGGACTTAGCGAAAGGTTATTGGCAAATACCCCTTGAGGAATCTTCTAAAGAGAAGTCAGCTTTTACAACACCGTTTGGCCTGTACGAGTTTCAAGTGATGCCTTTCGGGTTGCACAATGCTCCAGCCACTTTCCAGAGGACAATGAATCGAGTGCTGGAAGGATGCGAAGAATTTGCAGGTTGCTATATCGATGATCTGGTTGTGTACAGCAAATCCTGGGAAGAGCACCTACAACACTTGCAGGTGGTGTTAGAACGTCTGCAAGCTGCCAAGTTGACCCTGAAACCGAGAAAATGTCAGTTTGGACGACGGGAAGTTCGTTATTTGGGACATGTGATTGGTGGTGGCAAAGTTAGGCCCGATCCACAGAAGCTGCAAGCAGTAGCAGAGTATCCGCGTCCACAGACCAAGAAAGATGTACGAGCTTTCCTTGGACTAGTAGGATACTACCGGAAATTCACCCCCAACTTTGCGGATATTGCAGTGCCGTTAACGGACCTCACTCGAAAGAAGAAACCAGAAAAGGTTATCTGGACCGGTGAATGTGATCAGTCTTTCATAGCTTTGAAGGAGACTCTGTTGAAGCATCCTGTCTTAGAGGTATTCGATCCAAACAAACAGTTTCTGTTACAAACTGATGCATCAGAACGAGGCCTTGGGGCGGTTTTGAGTCAGCGAGATTCGGAAGGACAAGAAAACCCAATCGCATTTGCAAGTCGGAAGTTGCAGCCGAGGGAAAGGAATTACGCAACAATAGAAAAGGAGTGCTTGGCGGTTGTGTGGGCTCTTAAGATCTTCTATACATACCTTTATGGTCGGAAAATTGAAGTACAGACGGACCACCAACCTCTCGCCTGGTTACACAAGATGCAGAACGCGAATGCCCGATTGACGCGTTGGGCGCTGGCTATTCAGCCCTATCAACTGGAAATCACCCATCGTCGAGGAGTTTCGAATGGCAATGCTGATGGACTGTCACGAGCTGGCCCCCTTTTAGGAGGGAGGGATGTGGCGTACTCCTAG